CAGGTCATGAGACGATGCGTACGTATGAACGTGGGATTGGGCCAGCTTTCTTTTACGGAATGAACCCGGCTTTAAAGAAAATTTATGGCGATAATGACGAACAGCTACGTGAAGCAACTAAACGCTCGCTCAACTTCTTTAACGGCCAATTTTCGTGGTGTGCATCTATTTTGGGCATCGCCGCATCTTTAGAAGAAGAGCGTAAAGCTGAGTTAGATGCTGGTAACGAACCAATGGTCTCAGGGGACATGATAGAAAGTACAAAAACAGCTCTTTTTGGGCCATTAGCTGGAATCGGAGATTCTATCAGTAACGGTACCTTACACTATATCTTTATTTCATTGTTCTTACCTTTGGCAATGAATGGGAATTGGTTAGGCGCTGTTTTGCCAGCTATAGTTTTTTCAATATGGACATATATCGAAGGTACCTTCTTTATCCGCATGGGGTATAACCTTGGGCGCCAAGCTGCAGCGGAACTTTTAGGTGGCGGCATGATGAGTACATATATCGATGGACTCTCACTATTAGGTGTCTTTATGACTGGTATTATTGGTTCAACATTTGTAAGCTTGAGTTCGAGTTTGGTCATTGAACTTCAAGGTAATACATGGGCAATTCAAGAGATTTTAGATGGTATCATGCCCGGTCTATTACCATTAGCATTAATAATGGGAGTCTATTTCTACTTTGAAAAGAAAGGACTA
This region of Suicoccus acidiformans genomic DNA includes:
- a CDS encoding PTS system mannose/fructose/sorbose family transporter subunit IID, translating into MAEAREKKLTNRDLNRMLLRWYTGHETMRTYERGIGPAFFYGMNPALKKIYGDNDEQLREATKRSLNFFNGQFSWCASILGIAASLEEERKAELDAGNEPMVSGDMIESTKTALFGPLAGIGDSISNGTLHYIFISLFLPLAMNGNWLGAVLPAIVFSIWTYIEGTFFIRMGYNLGRQAAAELLGGGMMSTYIDGLSLLGVFMTGIIGSTFVSLSSSLVIELQGNTWAIQEILDGIMPGLLPLALIMGVYFYFEKKGLKPLQAIGWITLIVGTLAAIGIL